Proteins co-encoded in one Streptomyces roseochromogenus subsp. oscitans DS 12.976 genomic window:
- a CDS encoding 4'-phosphopantetheinyl transferase family protein: MSHTVFPGITPGRVHRWGGATLLVARRDAPGRRPSWSRLPLFTPAERLVLHGLPPWRQAEWGAGRLIAKTVVSWLTGLPVTDVEILPRDDGSPRVSVPGLHVSLSHTTHHVAAAIASGAVGVDLCETTAAPAVRRAAAHVMAPEERQLSGETPELLTAAWALKEAAVKAERQGLFSEAPRRIRILTLAPPTLSGDRRALVGSAGTATLALVLGDGQGG, encoded by the coding sequence ATGTCGCACACCGTGTTCCCGGGGATCACGCCGGGCCGAGTCCACCGCTGGGGCGGAGCGACTCTCCTCGTGGCCCGGCGTGACGCACCCGGCCGGCGGCCCTCCTGGTCGCGGCTGCCGCTGTTCACACCCGCCGAACGGCTCGTCCTCCACGGTCTGCCACCGTGGCGGCAGGCCGAGTGGGGAGCGGGCCGCCTGATCGCCAAGACCGTGGTGTCCTGGCTGACGGGCCTGCCGGTGACCGACGTGGAGATCCTCCCCCGCGACGACGGCAGCCCCCGCGTCTCGGTCCCCGGCCTCCATGTCTCCCTCAGCCACACGACCCACCACGTCGCGGCAGCCATCGCATCCGGCGCGGTCGGCGTGGACCTGTGCGAGACGACCGCCGCACCCGCCGTACGCCGCGCCGCGGCCCACGTCATGGCCCCCGAGGAGCGACAGCTCAGCGGCGAGACCCCGGAACTCCTCACAGCGGCCTGGGCGTTGAAGGAAGCGGCGGTGAAGGCCGAACGTCAGGGCCTGTTCAGCGAGGCCCCACGCCGCATCCGCATCCTCACCCTGGCCCCGCCCACTCTGTCGGGCGACCGCCGGGCCCTGGTCGGCAGCGCGGGTACGGCGACCCTCGCCCTCGTCCTCGGCGACGGGCAGGGTGGGTGA
- a CDS encoding type I polyketide synthase, with the protein MNDIAIVGLGCRFPGARDTHAYWRLLLGAERQFAPVPKERWDHAAFHDPVDRSAPDTAYTDQVAFLDGVDRFDAPHYGLPPRRVQAMDPQHRLMLDVTREALDDAGLGRGGFDRESTGVFFGLSVSDYRELAVARLRALGVVDGWADPALARMLKERAVEHLAAADAFTVPGSLLNMAPATVSRHFGLGGPSFAVDAACSSSLIALDQAVLHLRQGSCTMAVVGGVYLSLTPDSLVGFSRLGALSADGVCRPFDERADGFVLGEGAGAVVVRPLRDALAAGDRVYAVIKGIGSANDGSSPGPVTPTPEGQLRAMRRAYADAGLPPSAVGFIEAHGTGTPVGDRVEVEALRRLRSEHPDEDPGVSYLSSGKALIGHSLSAAGIAGLIKTALVLHHRTVVPQPEFTPDPGLGLEAAGLRIAGTVRPWPDGHTVRCAAVSAFGFGGTNVHVVLQEALAPDPVRRPAGAPSAPEPQLALISAGSPELLRKHIGELLRTLEHTPDVSMAALAHTLGGREPLPSRLAIVAADPAAFTQRLRRAREQLAQGARGDLGDGAFAADAPLPPAERRVAFVFPGQGSQQPGMLRDLHQRFPEFRRVVGALGTEAGTDVSGLLYGNRADDPESRRRLAATEVCQPLLGTVQIAATRLLAACGVAPDLVLGHSLGEFAAAAAAGFLTEEETVRLLAHRGAVVRAADAESRGGMLAVQADKGTCRRLVRNIDGVWLACFNHARQIVVSGTEEGLDALRRVCAEAGIATSALDASHAFHTPRLAGADDAVHTYLARRPLTTPRLPFISAVSGTVCGEPGLLRELWSRHASAPVRFGDAVRGAYDAGARVFLQVTGGGSLLTSVRRNLTGHDDVHVLAGTAPNDACGFPRALARLAVLGVPVDPRALVREDERRLLDLPVARLEEQSHWVRRPDPGSGRHTLPTPTGNSVSPSADPSICVPSDHPTMETPMHELLDLIQQQVTSLRQLSDALPTAATATTDTATDTATTTARPRRAAAVPDASSPPGPSPAAEVEDAVLEHIARVSAYPVDHLRSGQHLVDDLGFDSLMLTDLFTSLKARWPALTIDERCVRPTVGGIKALVTGDAGTADVPTPEERRRIECFPEVTAHHERKDAFGELRLPNPYFLVHEGGMTDRTVVDGRELISFSGYNYLGLATHPAVREAVKEAVDRYGTSASASRLLSGTRPLHRDLESELARTLGTADAITLTSGHATNVTVIGHLVGPGDLIIHDALAHDSILQGCRLSGATRRPFPHNDADALDTLLTQIRHQYRRVLVVAEGVYSMDGDIADLPALVAVKRRHGALLMVDEAHSIGVLGAGGRGVGEHFDVERADVDLWMGTLSKALAGCGGYVAANRAVVDYLRYTAPGFVYSAGMTPADAAASLTALRLLRAEPERPARLGENAALFVRLARRAGVDTGSSEGTPIVPCVVGDSEKTLRLARALFEEGISVNPILHPAVPEELARLRFFLTCEHTPEQIRYAVEALERQLRRVGGADIAPAA; encoded by the coding sequence ATGAACGACATCGCCATCGTCGGCCTCGGCTGCCGCTTCCCCGGCGCCCGCGACACCCACGCGTACTGGCGTCTCCTCCTCGGCGCGGAACGGCAGTTCGCCCCCGTCCCGAAGGAGCGCTGGGACCACGCCGCGTTCCACGACCCCGTCGACCGCTCCGCCCCCGACACTGCCTACACCGACCAGGTCGCCTTCCTCGACGGAGTGGACCGCTTCGACGCCCCGCACTACGGTCTGCCGCCCCGCCGTGTGCAGGCCATGGACCCACAGCACCGGCTGATGCTGGACGTCACCCGCGAGGCCCTCGACGACGCGGGGCTCGGCCGGGGCGGCTTCGACCGGGAGAGCACCGGCGTCTTCTTCGGCCTGTCGGTCTCCGACTACAGGGAGCTGGCGGTGGCCAGGCTGAGGGCACTCGGAGTCGTCGACGGGTGGGCCGACCCCGCCCTCGCGCGGATGCTCAAGGAGCGGGCCGTGGAACACCTCGCCGCCGCCGACGCCTTCACCGTTCCGGGAAGCCTGCTCAACATGGCACCCGCCACGGTGAGCCGGCACTTCGGCCTGGGCGGCCCCAGCTTCGCTGTCGACGCCGCCTGCTCCAGTTCCCTGATCGCCCTCGACCAGGCGGTACTCCACCTGCGCCAGGGCAGCTGCACCATGGCCGTCGTCGGCGGTGTCTACCTCAGTCTCACCCCGGACAGCCTTGTGGGCTTCTCCCGTCTCGGCGCACTGTCGGCCGACGGGGTGTGCCGTCCGTTCGACGAACGGGCCGACGGCTTCGTCCTGGGCGAGGGCGCCGGCGCCGTCGTCGTACGGCCGCTGCGGGACGCGCTCGCCGCGGGTGACCGTGTCTACGCCGTCATCAAGGGCATCGGCTCGGCCAACGACGGCAGCAGCCCCGGCCCCGTGACCCCGACACCCGAAGGACAGCTGCGGGCCATGCGCCGCGCCTACGCCGACGCGGGGCTGCCGCCCTCCGCCGTGGGGTTCATCGAGGCCCACGGCACCGGCACCCCGGTCGGCGACCGCGTCGAGGTGGAGGCGCTGCGCCGGCTGCGGAGCGAGCACCCGGACGAGGACCCCGGCGTGAGCTACCTGTCCTCGGGCAAGGCTCTCATCGGGCACTCGCTGTCCGCGGCGGGCATCGCGGGGCTGATCAAGACCGCCCTGGTCCTGCACCACCGTACGGTCGTGCCACAGCCGGAGTTCACCCCCGACCCCGGTCTCGGGCTAGAGGCGGCCGGACTGCGCATCGCCGGCACCGTGCGGCCGTGGCCGGACGGCCACACCGTTCGGTGCGCCGCCGTCAGCGCGTTCGGCTTCGGCGGTACGAACGTCCACGTGGTCCTGCAGGAGGCGCTCGCCCCGGACCCCGTACGACGGCCCGCGGGCGCTCCGTCCGCGCCCGAACCCCAGCTCGCCCTGATCTCGGCAGGCAGCCCGGAGCTGCTCCGGAAGCACATCGGCGAGTTGCTTCGCACCCTGGAGCACACGCCCGACGTGTCGATGGCGGCGCTGGCCCACACCCTGGGCGGGCGCGAGCCGCTGCCCAGCAGGCTGGCGATCGTGGCCGCCGACCCCGCCGCGTTCACGCAGCGGCTGCGCCGGGCCCGCGAGCAGCTGGCTCAGGGAGCCCGGGGTGACCTCGGCGACGGTGCCTTCGCCGCCGACGCGCCCCTGCCGCCCGCCGAGCGTCGCGTGGCCTTCGTCTTCCCCGGCCAGGGCAGTCAGCAGCCGGGCATGCTGCGCGACCTCCACCAGAGGTTTCCCGAGTTCCGCCGCGTCGTCGGCGCGCTCGGCACCGAGGCGGGGACCGATGTGTCCGGTCTGCTCTACGGCAACCGTGCCGACGACCCGGAATCGAGGCGGCGGCTCGCTGCCACCGAGGTGTGCCAACCCCTGCTCGGCACCGTGCAGATCGCCGCCACCCGGCTGCTGGCCGCGTGCGGTGTGGCCCCCGACCTCGTGCTCGGGCACAGCCTCGGAGAGTTCGCCGCGGCCGCGGCGGCCGGCTTCCTCACCGAGGAGGAGACCGTACGGCTGCTCGCCCATCGGGGTGCGGTGGTGCGGGCGGCCGATGCCGAATCCCGCGGCGGGATGCTCGCCGTGCAGGCCGACAAGGGGACCTGCCGGCGTCTCGTGCGGAACATCGACGGCGTGTGGCTCGCGTGCTTCAACCATGCGCGCCAGATCGTGGTGAGCGGCACCGAGGAAGGGCTCGACGCGCTGCGGCGGGTGTGCGCCGAGGCGGGAATCGCGACCTCCGCCCTCGACGCGTCCCACGCCTTCCACACTCCGCGACTGGCCGGGGCCGACGACGCCGTGCACACGTATCTCGCCCGCCGCCCCCTCACCACGCCGCGCCTGCCGTTCATCTCGGCCGTGAGCGGGACGGTGTGTGGCGAGCCCGGGCTGCTGCGCGAGCTCTGGTCCCGCCACGCCTCCGCGCCGGTCCGTTTCGGTGACGCCGTGCGCGGCGCCTACGACGCGGGTGCCCGTGTCTTCCTCCAGGTGACGGGAGGCGGTTCGCTCCTCACCTCCGTCCGCCGCAATCTCACCGGCCACGACGACGTGCACGTCCTCGCCGGTACGGCGCCGAACGACGCGTGCGGTTTTCCGCGGGCGCTGGCCCGGCTGGCGGTCCTGGGCGTTCCGGTCGACCCTCGGGCCCTGGTGCGGGAGGACGAGCGCCGGCTCCTGGACCTGCCGGTGGCCCGGCTGGAGGAGCAGTCCCACTGGGTGCGCCGTCCCGATCCCGGGAGCGGGCGTCACACGCTCCCCACCCCGACCGGCAACTCGGTCAGCCCTTCCGCCGATCCCTCGATCTGCGTCCCGTCCGACCACCCGACCATGGAGACCCCGATGCACGAACTGCTCGACCTCATCCAGCAGCAGGTGACGAGCCTCAGGCAGCTGAGCGACGCGCTGCCCACCGCCGCCACCGCCACCACTGACACCGCCACCGACACCGCCACCACGACCGCCCGGCCCCGGCGTGCCGCAGCCGTCCCCGACGCGTCCTCCCCACCAGGCCCCTCTCCCGCCGCCGAGGTCGAGGACGCCGTACTCGAGCACATAGCCCGCGTCAGCGCCTACCCGGTGGATCACCTGCGGTCCGGTCAACACCTGGTTGACGACCTCGGCTTCGACTCGCTGATGCTGACCGACCTGTTCACCTCGCTCAAGGCTCGCTGGCCCGCGCTGACGATCGACGAGAGATGCGTTCGGCCGACCGTCGGAGGCATCAAGGCGTTGGTCACGGGGGACGCCGGGACGGCCGACGTCCCGACTCCGGAAGAGCGGCGGCGCATCGAGTGCTTCCCCGAGGTCACCGCGCACCACGAGCGCAAGGACGCGTTCGGTGAACTCCGGCTGCCGAACCCCTACTTCCTGGTCCACGAAGGCGGCATGACCGACCGCACGGTCGTCGACGGCCGGGAACTGATCTCCTTCTCCGGCTACAACTACCTGGGCCTGGCCACGCATCCCGCGGTGCGCGAGGCCGTCAAGGAGGCCGTGGACCGGTACGGCACGTCGGCTTCCGCGAGCCGGCTGCTGTCCGGCACCCGCCCGCTCCACCGGGACCTGGAGAGCGAACTCGCCCGCACCCTGGGGACCGCGGACGCGATCACCCTGACCAGCGGTCACGCCACCAACGTCACCGTGATCGGGCACCTCGTCGGGCCGGGCGATCTGATCATCCACGACGCGCTCGCCCACGACAGCATCCTGCAGGGCTGCAGGCTCTCGGGTGCGACCCGGCGGCCCTTCCCGCACAACGACGCGGACGCCCTGGACACGCTCCTCACCCAGATCCGCCATCAGTACCGACGGGTGCTGGTAGTGGCCGAGGGCGTGTACAGCATGGACGGTGACATCGCCGACCTGCCCGCCCTCGTCGCGGTCAAGCGCCGGCATGGCGCTCTGCTCATGGTCGACGAGGCGCACAGCATCGGCGTACTCGGCGCCGGCGGGCGCGGCGTCGGCGAGCACTTCGACGTCGAGCGCGCGGACGTCGACCTGTGGATGGGCACCCTGTCCAAGGCGCTGGCCGGGTGCGGCGGTTACGTCGCGGCGAACCGTGCCGTGGTCGACTACCTCCGCTACACCGCGCCGGGCTTCGTCTACAGCGCGGGGATGACCCCGGCCGACGCGGCCGCCTCGCTGACCGCGCTGCGGCTGCTGCGGGCCGAACCGGAGCGTCCTGCCCGGCTCGGGGAGAACGCGGCGCTGTTCGTGCGCCTGGCCCGCCGGGCGGGTGTCGACACGGGGAGCAGCGAGGGCACGCCGATCGTGCCGTGCGTCGTGGGGGACTCGGAGAAGACGCTGCGGCTGGCCCGGGCCCTCTTCGAGGAGGGCATCAGCGTCAACCCGATCCTGCATCCGGCGGTCCCCGAGGAGCTGGCCCGGCTGCGGTTCTTCCTCACCTGCGAGCACACGCCGGAGCAGATCCGGTACGCGGTCGAGGCGCTGGAACGACAGCTGCGCCGGGTCGGCGGCGCGGACATCGCCCCCGCGGCGTGA
- a CDS encoding MMPL family transporter, translating into MYRWLGAFATRRPRCVLLAALGFLVLSLVVGASATSRLKTQGYDDPASDSSFAARVTAPYPGTDANLIVVVRVRHGGVDGSATRGEGRTLTRRLAAQPYVSDVSSYWSGGAPGLRGRDGRSALLLAHVDGGAEQLGPRAERVRAALSGDPALTVRVGGPALAGSETQHLAAADLKRAEAVVLPGTLALLVLVFGSVVAAALPLLIGVLAIGGTLLALSLLGAVTDVSVFALNLTTALGLGLGIDYGLLIVSRFREELTAGHESREAARRTACTAGHTIFFSAATVCAALAALLLFPPYFLRSFAYAGIAVVAVAAVAATTVLPALLALLGPRVNAWAVPWRRRARAGCASRFWERLAGVVVCRPVLAALPVLALLAVLAAPFTHAEFATPDDRALPRITSSRQAGDLLRGDFDRGSGGALTVFLTSPTPQTALDYAPGLSRLPGVAEVVGPSGVWREGRRVAPPGSAATRLLPSGPGAPALFSVVPSVDPRSGPAQRLVRTIRRTPTPAGTEIHVGGPSAALVDAKDTIARRLPIAAAVIAASTFVLLFLFSRSLVLPLKAIALNCLSLAAVLGAMVWVFQAGHLSTLLGFTPGPLSTTMPVLLFCIVFGLSVDYEVFVLARIKEAHDAGHDTADAIVNGVARTGGIVTTAGALLAFTLLAFGTSRVALVQFFGIGAGLGVLLDATLVRGVLVPALMRLAGGLNWWAPWTSAGRPPPAGPPRERPPPDRVPARA; encoded by the coding sequence ATGTACCGCTGGCTGGGCGCCTTCGCCACCCGCCGCCCCCGATGCGTGCTGCTCGCCGCCCTCGGCTTCCTCGTCCTGTCGCTCGTCGTCGGCGCGTCGGCGACGAGCCGGCTGAAGACCCAGGGGTACGACGACCCCGCCTCCGACTCCAGCTTCGCGGCCCGGGTGACCGCCCCGTACCCGGGCACCGACGCGAACCTGATCGTCGTCGTACGGGTCCGGCACGGCGGCGTCGACGGTTCCGCCACGCGCGGCGAGGGACGCACACTGACCCGGCGCCTGGCCGCCCAGCCGTACGTGAGCGACGTGTCCTCCTACTGGAGCGGCGGGGCGCCCGGGCTGCGGGGCAGGGACGGCCGCTCGGCGCTGCTGCTGGCGCACGTCGACGGCGGGGCGGAACAGCTCGGCCCCCGTGCCGAGCGAGTGCGCGCGGCGCTGTCCGGCGATCCGGCACTCACGGTGCGGGTCGGCGGCCCGGCCCTGGCCGGCAGCGAGACGCAGCACCTCGCCGCCGCCGACCTGAAACGGGCCGAGGCCGTCGTCCTGCCCGGCACCCTCGCGCTGCTGGTCCTGGTGTTCGGCAGCGTGGTGGCCGCGGCCCTGCCCCTGCTGATCGGCGTCCTGGCGATCGGCGGGACCCTGCTGGCCCTGAGCCTCCTCGGCGCCGTGACCGATGTGTCGGTGTTCGCGCTGAACCTCACCACCGCGCTCGGCCTCGGCCTGGGCATCGACTACGGGCTGCTGATCGTCTCCCGGTTCCGGGAGGAACTCACCGCCGGGCACGAGTCCCGCGAGGCCGCCCGGCGCACGGCGTGCACCGCGGGCCACACCATCTTCTTCAGCGCCGCCACGGTCTGTGCGGCGCTGGCGGCGCTGCTGCTCTTCCCGCCGTACTTCCTGCGCTCCTTCGCCTACGCCGGCATCGCCGTGGTGGCCGTCGCCGCGGTCGCGGCCACCACGGTGCTGCCGGCGCTGCTGGCGTTGCTCGGCCCGCGCGTGAACGCGTGGGCGGTGCCCTGGCGCCGCCGGGCCCGGGCCGGCTGCGCGTCGCGGTTCTGGGAGCGGCTGGCCGGGGTCGTCGTATGCCGCCCGGTGCTCGCCGCACTGCCGGTGCTGGCCCTGCTGGCGGTGCTCGCGGCACCCTTCACCCACGCGGAGTTCGCCACCCCCGACGACCGGGCGCTGCCCCGGATCACGTCCAGCCGTCAGGCCGGCGACCTGCTGCGCGGCGACTTCGACCGCGGCAGCGGCGGCGCCCTCACGGTGTTCCTGACGAGCCCCACGCCGCAGACCGCACTCGACTACGCACCCGGGCTGTCCCGCCTGCCCGGCGTGGCCGAAGTCGTCGGACCGTCCGGAGTGTGGCGGGAAGGCAGGCGGGTCGCCCCGCCGGGCTCCGCGGCGACCCGCCTGCTGCCGTCCGGTCCCGGCGCTCCCGCGCTGTTCTCGGTGGTGCCGTCGGTCGACCCGCGTTCGGGCCCCGCCCAGCGCCTGGTCCGCACCATCCGCAGGACACCGACGCCCGCGGGAACCGAGATCCACGTCGGCGGTCCGAGCGCGGCGCTCGTCGACGCCAAGGACACCATCGCCCGGCGGCTGCCGATCGCCGCCGCCGTGATCGCAGCCAGTACGTTCGTGCTGCTGTTCCTCTTCTCCCGCAGCCTCGTCCTGCCGCTGAAGGCGATCGCGCTGAACTGCCTGAGCCTCGCCGCGGTCCTCGGCGCCATGGTGTGGGTCTTCCAGGCCGGACACCTGAGCACCCTCCTCGGGTTCACGCCCGGGCCACTCAGCACGACCATGCCGGTACTGCTGTTCTGCATCGTCTTCGGGCTCTCGGTCGACTACGAGGTCTTCGTCCTGGCCCGCATCAAGGAGGCGCACGACGCCGGGCACGACACGGCCGACGCGATCGTGAACGGAGTCGCCCGCACCGGCGGCATCGTCACCACCGCGGGTGCCCTGCTCGCCTTCACGCTCCTGGCCTTCGGCACCTCCCGGGTGGCCCTCGTGCAGTTCTTCGGGATCGGGGCGGGCCTCGGCGTCCTGCTCGACGCGACCCTCGTGCGCGGGGTCCTCGTACCGGCGCTCATGCGACTCGCCGGCGGACTGAACTGGTGGGCGCCGTGGACGTCGGCCGGGCGGCCGCCTCCCGCCGGGCCGCCTCGGGAGCGTCCCCCGCCGGACCGCGTGCCCGCAAGGGCATGA